The region TGCGGCCGACCATGAAGCCGGTGATGTTCTGCAAGAACACCAGCGGGATCTTGCGCTGGCAGCACAGCTCGATGAAGTGCGCACCCTTGTTGGCGCTCTCGGCAAACAAGATGCCGTTGTTGGCGACGATGCCCACCGGCATGCCCTCGATATGAGCGAAGCCGCAGACCAGGGTGGCGCCGTAGCGGGCCTTGAACTCGTCGAAGTCGGAGCCGTCGACCACCCGCGCAATCACCTCGCGCACATCGAAGGGCTTGCGGGTGTCGGTCGGGATCACGCCGTGCAATTCGGCGGCATCAAACAGCGGCGCACGCGGCGGCTGCAAGAGCAGATCGCCCTGACCCAGCTTGCGCCAGTTCAGCGCGGCAATCGACTGGCGCGCAATCGCCAGCGCATGGGTGTCGTTATTGGCCAGATGGTCGGCCACGCCGGAGAGGCGGGTGTGCACATCGCCACCGCCCAGGTCCTCGGCCGTCACCACCTCGCCGGTGGCCGCCTTCACCAGCGGCGGGCCGCCCAGGAAGATGGTGCCCTGGTTCTTGACGATGATGGTCTCGTCGCTCATGGCTGGCACATAAGCGCCGCCAGCCGTGCAAGAGCCCATCACCACGGCGATCTGCGGCACGCCCTGGGCCGAGAGATTGGCCTGGTTGTAGAAGATGCGGCCGAAATGGTCGCGGTCCGGGAAGACCTCGTCCTGATTGGGCAGATTGGCGCCGCCCGAGTCCACCAGATAGACACAGGGCAGGCGGTTCTGCTGCGCGATCTCTTGCGCGCGCAGATGCTTTTTCACCGTGATGGGGTAATAGGTGCCGCCCTTCACGGTGGCATCGTTGCAGACAATCATGCAATCCACCCCGGAGACGCGGCCGATGCCGGCAATGATGCCGCCGCCGGGTGCGGCGTTGTCATACATATTCAGGCCGGCCAGGGGCGCCAGTTCCAGAAACGGCGTGCCGGGATCCAAAAGCATTTCCACCCGGTCGCGCGGCAAGAGCTTGCCCCGGCCGGTGTGTTTGGCACGGGCCGCCTCGCCGCCACCCTGGGCGATTTGCGCCAAACGGGCATTCAAGTCATCCAGCAGTCCGCGCATGGCGTCGGCATTGGACTTGAAGTCGGCAGAGCGGGCATTGAGCTTGGTCGAGAGTGCGGCCATGAGGTCTCCGGCGGAAGGTGGCGTCACGCAATCGATCGGTCGTTCAATCGATTTGAGTGAGGCTCAAGTTTTTTCGGCAAATACAAACGCCTTGTGGCAGCTTGCAAAGCGGTGAGGATATTGAATCAGCGGGATTTGCACAAGACGGACTTGAGCTTTACTCAATTATTACGCAGAATCCAGCCCGTGACAGCCCTCAGCCCTACCGCCCCCACCCAAACTCGCCCATCGGCCAGGCCACCCGCACGCCGGGCCCCCGCCAGCGCCAAGGCCGAGCAGCGCGTGCGCGACATTCTGCGCGTCGGCCGCGAGGTGTTTGCGGAACGCGGCTTCGAGCAAGCCACCACCATCGAGATCGCGCAACGCCTGGGCATCTCCGAGGCCACCGTCTTCACCTACTTCCACGGCAAGCGCGAACTGTGCATGCGGGTGATTCAAGACTGGTATGCCGAGATCATCGGCGCCATCGAAACCGGCCTGCCGCGCAGCGCCAGCGTGCGCGAGCAGCTGGAGTTCATGGTCCACACCCATCTGCGCCTCTTCCTGCAGCAAGGCACCGGCCTGTGCGCCCTGGTCTTGTCCGAAGGGCGCAGCCAGGGCCATGCGCTGGGCGAAGCCTTCATCGAACTGCAACGCCGCTACACCGCGCCGCTGATGGCCTTGCTGGCCCAGGGCCAGGCCAGCGCCGAGCTGCGCCAAGACGTGCCGCTGCGCCTGATGCGCAATCTGGTGCTGGGCCCGATGGAGCAAATGCTCTGGGAAGTGGTGCTGACCGGCCGGCAAATCGACATCGAACAAAGCGCCAAGGACTTGGTGGCCCTGCTGTGGCCAGCGCTGCAAGCACCGGAGCAGGAACTGCAAGCCCTGCGCCGCCTGCGCAGTGATCTGGAAGCGACGTTGAAGCGGGGCTGAGCCGGACCTGGCCATGGGCGACTGGCGGCTTGCGCCTGTGCTGCAAGCCCAAAATTCGCACGCAAGCAAACTCAGCCGGAAAGCGTTACGCTGTCGCCCACCCTGACACCGTCCCTTCCCCGCTGGAGCCCTGCCCATCATGATCAAAATGACCGTCAACGGCCGCGCCGTCGCGCTGGATGCCGACCCGAGCGAGCCTCTGCTGTGGGCTTTGCGTGAAGACCTGCAACTCACTGGCACCAAATTCGGTTGCGGCATGGCTTTGTGTGGCGCCTGCACCGTGCACCTGGACGGCCAACCGGTACGCGCCTGCTCAACCCCCTTGTCGGTGGCCGCAGGCAAGAAGGTCACCACCATCGAAGGCGTGGGCGCCAGCAGAGTTGGCAAGGCCACGCAAGCAGCGTGGGTCAAGCTCGATGTGCCGCAGTGCGGCTACTGCCAGAGCGGCCAGATCATGAGTGCCTGCGCCCTGCTGGCCAGCAAGAAGAATCCAAACGATGCCGATATTGACGCCGCCATGAGCGGCAATCTGTGCCGCTGCGGCACCTACAACCAGATCCGCGCCGCCATTCATGTGGCCGCCGATTCGCTCAACGGCAAGAAAGTAGGGGCTTGAGATGGCTGATACCGCATTCACAAGCACGCGCCGCGGCTTTCTGAAATCAGGCGGCAGCGCCGCCCTGGTGATCGGCTTCGCTCTGCCCTTGAGCAATAAGGTGCAGGCCGCTGCCGCCGCTGCGGCTAGCCAGCAAAGCAATACCTTCGCCCCCAATGCCTGGCTGCGCATCACGCCGGACAACCGCATCACCGTGGTCTGCGGCTCGGCCGAAATGGGCCAAGGCGTGTTGACGTCCATCCCCATGCTGGTGGCCGAGGAGCTGGATGCCGACTGGAAGCTGGTGGGCGTGGAGCAAGCGCCCGCCCACGCGGCCTACAACAACCCCATGTTCGGCATGCAAGCCACCGGCGGCAGCACCACCATCCGTGCCCACTGGACGCCGGTGCGCCAGGCCGGCGCGGCAGCACGCGAGATGCTGGTGGCCGCAGCCGCCGAGTTGTGGAAGGTGGACGCCAGCCATCTGCGCACCGAGCGCAGCTTCGTCATCAACACGCTCAACAAAAAGAAGGTGGCTTACGGCGCGCTGGTCGAGGCTGCCTCTAAGCAAGCGGTACCCACCACGCCCACACTCAAGAGCAGCGCCGATTTCAAAATCCTCGGCAAGCCCACCGCCCGGCTGGACACCCCGGCCAAGGTCAACGGTCAAGCCAAGTTCGGCATTGATGCGCACATTGAAGGCATGCTCGTCGCCGTGATGGCGCGCGCGCCCTTCCCCGAGGCCAAGATCAAAAGCATGGATGAGGCCAAGGCCCGCGAGGTCAAGGGCGTGCGCAAGATCATCACCATCCCGCACGGCGTGGCGGTGCTGGC is a window of Paucibacter sp. KCTC 42545 DNA encoding:
- a CDS encoding carboxyl transferase domain-containing protein, with the translated sequence MAALSTKLNARSADFKSNADAMRGLLDDLNARLAQIAQGGGEAARAKHTGRGKLLPRDRVEMLLDPGTPFLELAPLAGLNMYDNAAPGGGIIAGIGRVSGVDCMIVCNDATVKGGTYYPITVKKHLRAQEIAQQNRLPCVYLVDSGGANLPNQDEVFPDRDHFGRIFYNQANLSAQGVPQIAVVMGSCTAGGAYVPAMSDETIIVKNQGTIFLGGPPLVKAATGEVVTAEDLGGGDVHTRLSGVADHLANNDTHALAIARQSIAALNWRKLGQGDLLLQPPRAPLFDAAELHGVIPTDTRKPFDVREVIARVVDGSDFDEFKARYGATLVCGFAHIEGMPVGIVANNGILFAESANKGAHFIELCCQRKIPLVFLQNITGFMVGRKYENEGIARAGAKMVTAVACAQVPKFTIIIGGSFGAGNYGMCGRAYSPRFLWMWPNARISVMGGEQAASVLATVKRDGLEAKGGSWSAAEEEAFKAPIRQQYEDQGHPYYASARLWDDGVIDPADTRRVLALGLAAALNAPIAETKFGVFRM
- a CDS encoding TetR/AcrR family transcriptional regulator, with amino-acid sequence MTALSPTAPTQTRPSARPPARRAPASAKAEQRVRDILRVGREVFAERGFEQATTIEIAQRLGISEATVFTYFHGKRELCMRVIQDWYAEIIGAIETGLPRSASVREQLEFMVHTHLRLFLQQGTGLCALVLSEGRSQGHALGEAFIELQRRYTAPLMALLAQGQASAELRQDVPLRLMRNLVLGPMEQMLWEVVLTGRQIDIEQSAKDLVALLWPALQAPEQELQALRRLRSDLEATLKRG
- a CDS encoding (2Fe-2S)-binding protein; translation: MIKMTVNGRAVALDADPSEPLLWALREDLQLTGTKFGCGMALCGACTVHLDGQPVRACSTPLSVAAGKKVTTIEGVGASRVGKATQAAWVKLDVPQCGYCQSGQIMSACALLASKKNPNDADIDAAMSGNLCRCGTYNQIRAAIHVAADSLNGKKVGA